A single bacterium DNA region contains:
- a CDS encoding glucoamylase family protein, producing MPAVFGGEEPPLRAELFSVEQMERHGARLAATHQLRRGRVPDQLLSRLAGNERVLGDTCDLLAAAVAGKHRITPAGEWLLDNVHLIQEQILTARRHLPKGYSRELPSLAEGVSAGLPRVYDIALETIAHGDGRVDPETLRRFIAAYQTVATLRLGELWAIPIMLRLALIENLRRVAVRVAAGRADRDLAVSWARRLTEILRQDPKNLILVMADMARSLPPMTTPFVSELARRLQGRGAALALPLTWIEQHLAESGLSIEQLVRSGNQRQAADQVSISNSIGSLRLLSTMDWREFVEGMSLVEEVLREDPGGAYPRMEFASRDNYRHVVERVAKTGGLPEEMVARHALDLARDGAERHGAGHRTAHVGYHLIDQGLTGLEQATGARLRLAARLRRQAARAPLALYLAAISLITLSATTGLAALARADGPAGWILPPVILLALLAASQLAVAVVNWLATLLASPHMLPRMDFSAGIPPASRTLVVVPTLLTHPQGIDHLAEALEVRFLGNRDPNVLFGLLTDFPDAEAEELAGDGELLQQARERIESLNARYKNGDEGSFFLFHRPRRWNPHDRTWMGHERKRGKLADLNRLLREGDERGFSLVAGPRAMLAGVVYVITLDTDTLLPRDAARRLVGSMAHPLNRPVYSETLGRVIQGYGILQQRVSASLPGAGMSLYARLHGGEPGIDPYTRTVSDVYQDVFGEGSFIGKGIYEVETFERSLRGRLPENRILSHDLLEGCHARSGLLSDVQVFEEYPSRYGADVDRRTRWIRGDWQIASWLLPRVPGPDGRSRPNPLSALSHWKVFDNLRRSLVPAALTLLLLLGWTVFAAAGFWTLAVLGVLAAPPVLAILLDAIRKPAEAQAGQHLALVAHAARRRIFQTGLNLSTLPHEAWYSLGAILRTVGRLCFTHRRLLEWNSSGEQEKQSRGDLATSLRSMAAGPLLAAGTAAWLAISAPATLAVAGPVLLLWLGSPFITWMISRPVPQHEARLSEAQRRFLARTARKTWAFFETFVGAGDNWLPPDNHQEYREATLAHRTSPTNMGLSLLATLAAHDFGYLTAGQLLERTARTLETMAGLERHRGHFYNWYDTILLKPLPPAYISTVDSGNLGGHLLTLRAGLLSLLDRPILGDRWLDGVLDTLEILEESAGDDASALAGAFRQEVASALRQRPTSVAETRDLLEELRQQAGAIAQDRRVEAAGRAGWWSRTLADQCEAAHDELALLSPWPEPSAGGSGNGRIPTLEALSGLVATAGPLAQWQQLDLAIGRARIRIAEIRRLARLAGELAEMDYSFLYDRSSHLLSIGYRVDERRLDGSCYDLLASEARLAVFVAIAQGQVPQEGWFALGRLLTTAGGEPTLMSWSGSMFEYLMPLLVMPTFEHTLLHQTARAAVARQIEHGRQLDLPWGMSESGYNTVDAQLNYQYRAFGVPGLGLKRGLAEDVVVAPYATALALMVAPEEACRNLQRLSAAGAEGSFGFHEAIDYTPARQRRGESQSLVRSYMAHHQGMSLLALAHLLLDRPLQRYFTSEPIFQATLLLLQERIPRSATIHALPAGPEGQPHGAGPPEMSYRVLSQVDAPVPEVQLLSNGRYHVMVTHAGGGSSRWMDLAVSRWREDATRDAWGIFCYLRDVESGTVWSTTHHPTRRRAEHYEAIFSEGRAEFHRRDRKDGFDFEAHTDIVVSPEDDIELRRVRITNRAAGSRTIEITTYAEVVLAPQVADELHPAFSNLFVQTEIIPGNRLILATRRPRSRDERVPWMLHLLAVHDAVATDYSCGTDRAHFLGRGRDTSAPRALDAGGELDGRQGSVLDPVAAIRCRITLEPEQTVTVDLVYGLAVGREEALALAGKYQDRRLADRVFELAWTHAQVVLRQINAREADAQLYCRLANTIMYSHASLRADHGVLAANRRGQSGLWSYAISGDLPIVLVRIADLDNIDLVRQLIQAHAYWRLKGLAVDLVIWNEDRAGYRQVLQDQILGLVAGGRESTAWERPGGVFVRSVEQIAEEDRLLFQSVARVILSDSRGSLVEQVDRGPAALPDPPRLAPARTHRPGRPTSSKTHRPDLILGNGIGGFTPDGREYVITTMPGQLTPAPWVNVLANPFFGTVVSESGQAYTWGTNAHEYRLTPWHNDPVSDAGGEATYLRDEESSHVWSPTPLPRRGSTAYACRHGFGYSVFEHVEESIRSELWVFVDMAAAVKFTVLKVRNESDRPRRLSATGYVEWVLGDLRTRAARHVCCELDAASGAILARSHYNTEFPGHVAFFDVDEAERTFTCDRAEFIGRNGSLANPAALGRTHLSGRRGCGLDPCAAIQVAFELAPGQEREIRFRLGLAGGPGEGDVSRLLLRHRGADAARRALEGVWQYWNHTLGAVQVETPDSRLNVLANGWLLYQTLACRMWGRSGAYQSGGAFGFRDQLQDAMALLHAEPRLLRAHIILCASRQFLDGDVQHWWHPPSGRGVRSHCSDDYLWLVQATCHYVEGTGDTGVLDEASSYLEGRPLNPHDESYYDLPGHSAVVESLYQHCVRAIQRGLAVGAHGLPLIGSGDWNDGMNRVGIEGRGESVWLGFFLCDVLRRFSPLARRRGDAAFADRCDESAAQLRANLERHAWDGAWYRRAWFDDGTPLGSGQNSECRIDSIPQSWSVLSGAGSADHVRQAMEAVDERLVRRDQGIVQLLDPPFDKTELDPGYIKGYVPGVRENGGQYTHAAIWAAMAFAALGDRRRAWELAAMINPVNHAASPEAMESYLVEPYVMAADIYAVAPHTGRGGWTWYTGSAGLMYRLLVESLLGLRLEGDHLHLAPLLPAHWPGVTIHYRHRETVYHIEVEQVAADDARHGGPRIWVDGVEQGQGGFRLVDDQREHAVTVRVPVV from the coding sequence GTGCCGGCGGTCTTCGGCGGCGAAGAACCGCCCCTGCGGGCGGAGCTGTTCAGCGTCGAGCAGATGGAGCGGCACGGAGCGCGGCTTGCCGCCACCCACCAGCTGAGGCGGGGACGCGTGCCGGATCAGCTGCTGTCCAGGCTGGCCGGGAATGAGCGGGTGCTCGGCGACACCTGTGACCTGCTGGCCGCGGCGGTTGCCGGGAAACACCGCATCACGCCCGCCGGCGAATGGCTGCTCGACAACGTCCATCTCATCCAGGAGCAGATCCTCACGGCGCGGCGCCACCTGCCCAAGGGTTACAGCCGCGAACTGCCCAGCCTGGCCGAAGGCGTCTCGGCCGGGCTTCCCCGCGTCTACGACATCGCGCTCGAGACGATCGCGCATGGCGATGGGCGGGTGGACCCTGAGACCCTGCGCCGCTTCATCGCGGCCTATCAAACAGTCGCCACGCTCCGGCTGGGCGAGTTGTGGGCCATTCCCATCATGCTGCGCCTGGCCCTGATTGAAAATCTGCGCCGCGTCGCCGTGCGGGTCGCCGCCGGCCGGGCGGACCGCGACCTGGCCGTCAGTTGGGCCCGCCGCCTGACGGAGATCCTCCGACAGGATCCGAAGAACCTGATCCTGGTGATGGCCGACATGGCCCGCTCCCTGCCACCCATGACCACGCCCTTCGTTTCGGAGCTGGCCCGCCGCCTGCAGGGTCGAGGCGCCGCCCTGGCCCTGCCCCTCACCTGGATCGAGCAGCATCTGGCCGAGTCGGGCCTGAGCATCGAACAGCTGGTGCGTTCCGGCAATCAGCGGCAGGCGGCCGATCAGGTCTCGATCAGCAACAGCATCGGCAGCCTGCGCCTCCTGTCGACCATGGACTGGCGCGAGTTCGTCGAGGGGATGAGTCTGGTCGAGGAGGTCCTGCGCGAGGATCCGGGCGGGGCCTACCCCCGCATGGAGTTCGCCAGTCGCGACAACTACCGGCATGTGGTCGAGCGGGTGGCCAAGACGGGCGGACTGCCGGAGGAGATGGTGGCCCGCCACGCCCTCGACCTGGCCCGGGATGGCGCCGAGCGACACGGAGCGGGGCACCGCACCGCCCACGTGGGCTATCACCTGATCGACCAAGGGCTGACCGGGCTGGAACAGGCCACCGGTGCGCGCCTGCGTCTCGCCGCCCGCCTCCGGCGCCAGGCGGCCCGCGCGCCCTTGGCGCTCTATCTTGCCGCCATCTCGCTCATCACCTTGTCGGCGACCACGGGTTTGGCCGCATTGGCGCGGGCGGACGGCCCCGCCGGTTGGATCCTGCCACCTGTCATCCTGCTGGCGCTCCTGGCGGCCAGCCAGCTGGCGGTGGCGGTGGTGAACTGGCTGGCCACCCTGCTTGCCTCGCCGCACATGCTGCCACGCATGGACTTTTCCGCCGGCATTCCACCCGCATCGCGCACTCTGGTGGTCGTCCCCACCCTGCTCACCCACCCGCAAGGCATCGACCACCTGGCCGAAGCCCTCGAGGTGCGCTTCCTGGGCAACCGCGACCCCAACGTGCTGTTCGGCCTGCTCACGGATTTCCCCGACGCGGAGGCCGAGGAACTGGCCGGCGACGGAGAGCTGCTCCAGCAGGCCCGGGAACGCATCGAGAGCTTGAATGCCCGTTACAAGAACGGGGATGAGGGCTCTTTCTTCCTCTTCCACCGTCCGCGCCGCTGGAATCCCCACGACCGGACATGGATGGGCCACGAGCGCAAGCGCGGCAAACTGGCGGATCTCAACCGCCTGCTGCGTGAAGGCGACGAGCGCGGCTTCTCCCTGGTGGCCGGGCCCCGGGCGATGCTGGCCGGCGTGGTCTACGTGATCACCCTGGATACCGACACGCTCCTGCCCCGCGACGCCGCCCGCCGCCTCGTTGGCTCGATGGCCCATCCGCTCAACCGGCCTGTCTACAGCGAGACCCTGGGACGGGTCATCCAAGGCTACGGCATCCTCCAGCAGAGGGTGAGCGCCAGCCTGCCCGGCGCCGGCATGTCGCTCTACGCGCGCCTGCACGGCGGCGAGCCGGGGATCGACCCCTACACGCGCACCGTCTCCGACGTGTATCAGGACGTGTTCGGGGAGGGATCCTTCATCGGGAAGGGGATCTATGAGGTCGAGACTTTCGAGCGGTCGTTGCGCGGCCGCCTGCCGGAGAACCGCATCCTCAGCCATGACCTGCTCGAGGGCTGCCATGCCCGCTCGGGCTTGCTCAGCGACGTCCAGGTTTTCGAGGAGTACCCGTCCCGCTATGGCGCCGACGTGGACCGCCGCACCCGTTGGATCCGCGGTGATTGGCAGATCGCCTCCTGGCTGCTGCCGCGCGTGCCCGGTCCTGACGGTCGATCCCGGCCCAACCCGCTCTCGGCTCTCTCGCACTGGAAGGTATTCGACAACCTGCGCCGCAGCCTGGTGCCCGCCGCCCTGACTCTGCTGCTGCTGTTGGGGTGGACAGTGTTCGCCGCCGCCGGCTTCTGGACGCTGGCCGTGCTGGGCGTGCTGGCGGCTCCGCCCGTGCTCGCCATCCTGCTTGATGCGATCCGCAAACCGGCCGAAGCCCAGGCCGGCCAACATCTGGCCCTTGTCGCGCACGCCGCCCGCCGGCGCATCTTCCAGACGGGACTCAACCTGTCCACGCTGCCCCACGAGGCGTGGTACAGCCTGGGGGCGATCCTGCGCACCGTGGGGCGACTGTGCTTCACGCACCGTCGACTGCTGGAGTGGAACTCGTCAGGCGAGCAGGAGAAGCAGAGTCGCGGCGATCTCGCCACCTCGCTGCGCAGCATGGCCGCCGGTCCCCTGCTCGCGGCCGGCACGGCCGCCTGGCTGGCCATCTCCGCTCCGGCCACGCTGGCGGTGGCTGGCCCCGTCCTCCTCCTGTGGCTGGGCTCCCCTTTCATCACCTGGATGATCAGCCGGCCCGTCCCTCAGCATGAAGCCCGGCTGAGCGAGGCGCAGCGCCGCTTCCTCGCTCGCACGGCCCGCAAGACCTGGGCCTTCTTCGAGACCTTCGTCGGCGCGGGGGACAACTGGCTGCCTCCGGACAACCACCAGGAATACCGTGAAGCCACCCTGGCGCACCGCACCTCGCCCACCAACATGGGGCTGTCCTTGTTGGCCACCCTGGCCGCCCACGACTTCGGCTACCTGACGGCCGGACAACTGCTCGAGCGCACCGCCCGGACCCTGGAGACGATGGCGGGCCTGGAGCGCCACCGGGGACACTTCTACAACTGGTACGACACCATCCTGCTGAAGCCCCTGCCGCCAGCCTACATCTCCACCGTGGACAGCGGCAATCTGGGCGGCCATCTGCTCACGCTGCGGGCGGGCCTCCTCTCGCTGCTCGACCGCCCGATCCTTGGGGATCGATGGCTGGACGGCGTGCTCGACACCCTGGAGATCCTGGAGGAGTCGGCGGGTGACGACGCGTCCGCCCTTGCGGGCGCGTTCCGGCAGGAGGTCGCCTCCGCGCTGCGCCAACGGCCGACCTCCGTGGCGGAGACGCGAGATCTGCTGGAGGAGCTCAGGCAACAGGCGGGGGCGATCGCCCAGGATCGGCGGGTCGAAGCGGCGGGCCGGGCGGGCTGGTGGTCCCGGACCCTGGCCGACCAGTGCGAGGCGGCGCATGACGAGCTGGCCCTCCTCTCCCCCTGGCCGGAGCCATCCGCCGGCGGGAGCGGGAATGGGAGGATCCCCACCCTGGAGGCGCTGTCCGGGCTGGTCGCGACCGCCGGGCCGCTTGCCCAGTGGCAGCAGCTGGACCTGGCCATCGGGCGCGCCCGGATCCGCATCGCCGAGATCCGGCGCCTGGCGCGTCTGGCCGGCGAACTGGCGGAGATGGACTACAGCTTCCTCTACGACAGGTCATCCCACCTGCTCAGCATCGGCTACCGCGTCGACGAGCGACGACTGGACGGGAGCTGCTACGACCTGCTCGCCTCCGAGGCGCGCCTCGCCGTCTTCGTGGCCATCGCCCAGGGACAGGTGCCCCAGGAGGGCTGGTTCGCGCTGGGACGCCTGCTCACGACCGCGGGCGGCGAGCCGACCCTCATGTCGTGGAGCGGCTCCATGTTCGAGTACCTGATGCCGCTGCTGGTGATGCCGACCTTCGAGCACACGCTGCTGCATCAGACGGCCCGGGCGGCGGTGGCGCGGCAGATCGAGCATGGTCGGCAACTGGACCTGCCCTGGGGCATGTCGGAATCGGGCTACAACACGGTGGACGCCCAGCTCAACTATCAGTACCGAGCCTTTGGCGTGCCGGGGCTGGGATTGAAGCGCGGCCTGGCCGAGGATGTCGTCGTGGCGCCCTATGCGACGGCGCTGGCGCTGATGGTGGCGCCGGAGGAGGCGTGTCGCAACCTGCAGCGCTTGTCCGCCGCGGGCGCGGAAGGATCCTTCGGATTCCACGAGGCGATCGACTACACGCCCGCTCGCCAGCGGCGAGGAGAATCCCAATCCCTGGTCCGCTCCTACATGGCCCACCACCAGGGCATGAGCCTCCTGGCCCTGGCCCATCTGCTGCTGGATCGGCCCCTGCAGCGGTACTTCACATCCGAGCCGATCTTCCAGGCCACTCTCCTTCTGCTGCAGGAGCGCATTCCCCGCAGTGCGACGATCCACGCCCTGCCGGCGGGACCCGAGGGCCAGCCACACGGGGCCGGCCCGCCGGAAATGTCCTATCGCGTGCTGAGCCAGGTGGATGCGCCTGTTCCGGAGGTGCAACTGTTGTCCAACGGCCGCTACCATGTGATGGTGACCCACGCCGGTGGCGGCAGCAGCCGCTGGATGGACCTGGCCGTCAGCCGCTGGCGCGAGGACGCCACGCGGGACGCCTGGGGCATCTTCTGCTATTTGCGCGACGTGGAGAGCGGCACCGTCTGGTCCACCACGCATCACCCGACCCGTCGACGCGCCGAGCACTACGAGGCGATCTTCTCCGAGGGACGCGCCGAGTTCCATCGCCGCGACCGCAAGGATGGTTTCGATTTCGAGGCCCACACGGACATCGTGGTGTCGCCGGAGGATGACATCGAGCTGCGCCGCGTCCGCATCACCAATCGCGCCGCCGGATCCCGCACGATCGAGATCACCACGTACGCGGAAGTGGTGCTGGCGCCCCAGGTCGCCGACGAACTCCATCCGGCCTTCAGCAATCTCTTCGTGCAAACGGAGATCATCCCCGGGAACCGCTTGATCCTCGCCACCAGGCGGCCGCGTTCCCGCGACGAGCGGGTGCCGTGGATGCTCCACCTCCTGGCCGTGCATGACGCGGTGGCCACCGACTATTCATGCGGAACAGACCGCGCCCACTTCCTGGGCCGGGGCCGGGACACCTCCGCGCCGCGGGCGCTGGACGCCGGCGGGGAGCTTGACGGCCGGCAGGGATCCGTGCTGGACCCAGTGGCGGCCATCCGCTGCCGCATCACCCTGGAGCCGGAGCAGACGGTCACGGTGGACCTGGTCTACGGTCTCGCCGTCGGTCGCGAGGAGGCCCTCGCCCTGGCCGGCAAGTATCAGGACCGCCGGCTGGCCGACCGCGTCTTCGAGCTGGCCTGGACCCATGCCCAGGTGGTGTTGCGCCAGATCAACGCCCGCGAGGCGGACGCCCAGCTGTACTGCCGCCTGGCCAACACGATCATGTACTCGCACGCCTCCCTGCGTGCCGACCATGGCGTGCTGGCCGCCAACCGCCGCGGGCAGTCCGGCCTGTGGAGCTACGCCATCTCCGGTGATTTGCCCATCGTCCTGGTGCGCATCGCCGACCTGGACAACATCGACCTGGTGCGCCAGCTGATCCAGGCCCATGCCTACTGGCGCCTCAAAGGCCTGGCGGTGGATCTTGTCATCTGGAACGAGGACCGCGCCGGCTACCGGCAGGTGCTGCAGGACCAGATCCTGGGGCTGGTGGCCGGGGGGCGGGAATCGACGGCCTGGGAGCGCCCGGGGGGAGTTTTCGTGCGCTCGGTGGAGCAGATCGCCGAGGAGGACCGCCTGCTCTTCCAGAGCGTCGCCCGGGTCATCCTCAGCGACAGCCGGGGAAGCCTGGTGGAACAGGTCGACCGCGGCCCGGCGGCCCTGCCGGACCCGCCGCGGTTGGCGCCAGCGCGCACCCATCGGCCCGGGCGGCCGACCTCAAGCAAGACGCACCGGCCGGATCTCATCCTTGGCAACGGGATCGGCGGTTTCACGCCGGATGGGCGCGAGTACGTCATCACCACCATGCCCGGGCAGTTGACGCCGGCGCCCTGGGTCAACGTCCTGGCCAATCCATTCTTCGGCACCGTCGTCTCGGAGAGCGGCCAGGCCTACACCTGGGGGACGAACGCCCATGAGTACCGGCTGACGCCCTGGCACAACGATCCGGTCTCCGACGCAGGCGGGGAGGCCACCTACCTGCGCGACGAGGAGAGTAGCCATGTCTGGTCGCCCACGCCGCTCCCCCGACGCGGATCGACGGCCTATGCCTGCCGCCACGGATTCGGCTACAGCGTGTTCGAGCACGTGGAGGAGAGCATCCGCTCCGAGCTGTGGGTGTTCGTCGACATGGCGGCGGCGGTCAAGTTCACCGTGCTCAAGGTGCGCAACGAGTCAGACCGTCCGCGCCGGCTGTCGGCGACGGGCTATGTGGAGTGGGTGCTGGGCGACCTGCGGACGAGGGCGGCCCGGCACGTGTGTTGCGAGCTTGATGCGGCCAGCGGCGCCATCCTGGCGCGCAGCCACTACAACACGGAGTTTCCGGGCCATGTCGCCTTCTTCGACGTGGACGAGGCCGAACGCACTTTCACCTGCGACCGCGCCGAGTTCATCGGGCGCAACGGCAGCCTGGCGAACCCGGCCGCCCTGGGCCGCACGCATCTGTCGGGCAGGAGGGGCTGTGGACTGGATCCCTGCGCCGCCATCCAGGTGGCCTTCGAGCTGGCCCCTGGTCAAGAGCGGGAGATCAGGTTCCGCCTTGGCCTGGCGGGCGGGCCGGGGGAGGGCGATGTCAGCCGCCTGCTGCTCCGCCACCGCGGCGCCGATGCCGCGCGACGGGCGCTCGAGGGTGTCTGGCAGTATTGGAACCACACCCTGGGGGCTGTCCAGGTCGAGACCCCCGACTCCCGGCTCAATGTCCTGGCCAACGGCTGGCTGCTCTATCAGACGCTGGCCTGCCGCATGTGGGGCCGCAGCGGAGCCTACCAGTCAGGCGGCGCCTTCGGCTTCCGCGACCAGCTGCAGGACGCCATGGCCCTGCTCCATGCCGAGCCGCGGCTGCTGCGCGCCCACATCATCCTGTGCGCAAGCCGGCAGTTTCTCGATGGGGATGTCCAGCACTGGTGGCACCCGCCCTCCGGGCGCGGTGTGCGCAGCCATTGCTCGGACGACTACCTCTGGCTGGTGCAGGCCACCTGCCACTATGTGGAGGGCACGGGCGACACGGGCGTGCTGGATGAAGCCTCATCCTACCTGGAAGGACGTCCGCTCAATCCGCACGATGAATCCTACTACGACCTGCCCGGGCACTCCGCCGTCGTGGAGAGCCTCTACCAGCATTGCGTGCGGGCCATCCAACGAGGACTGGCGGTGGGCGCGCATGGACTGCCCCTGATCGGCTCCGGCGATTGGAACGACGGCATGAACCGGGTGGGCATCGAAGGCAGGGGCGAGAGCGTCTGGCTGGGATTCTTCCTCTGCGACGTGCTGCGCAGATTCTCCCCGCTGGCGCGTCGGCGGGGTGACGCGGCCTTCGCCGACCGGTGCGACGAGTCGGCCGCGCAGCTGCGCGCCAACCTCGAGCGGCACGCCTGGGATGGCGCCTGGTACCGCCGCGCCTGGTTCGACGATGGCACCCCCCTGGGCTCGGGGCAGAACAGTGAATGCCGGATCGACTCGATCCCGCAGAGCTGGTCCGTCCTCTCCGGGGCCGGTTCCGCCGACCATGTCCGCCAGGCGATGGAGGCCGTGGACGAGCGGCTCGTGCGACGCGACCAGGGCATCGTGCAACTGCTGGATCCACCCTTCGACAAGACGGAACTCGATCCCGGCTACATCAAGGGATATGTGCCCGGAGTGCGCGAGAACGGCGGCCAGTACACCCATGCCGCCATTTGGGCGGCCATGGCCTTCGCCGCCCTGGGAGACCGGCGGCGCGCCTGGGAACTGGCGGCGATGATCAACCCGGTCAACCATGCGGCCTCGCCGGAGGCGATGGAGAGCTATCTGGTGGAGCCATATGTCATGGCGGCGGACATCTACGCCGTGGCGCCGCACACGGGCCGGGGCGGCTGGACCTGGTACACGGGTTCGGCCGGGCTGATGTATCGCCTCCTGGTGGAATCCCTGCTGGGCCTTCGCCTGGAAGGGGATCATCTGCATCTGGCGCCGCTCCTGCCGGCGCACTGGCCGGGAGTGACCATCCACTACCGCCACCGGGAAACGGTCTACCACATCGAGGTCGAGCAGGTCGCCGCCGACGACGCGCGGCACGGCGGGCCGCGGATATGGGTGGACGGCGTGGAGCAGGGGCAGGGCGGATTCCGCCTGGTCGATGATCAGCGGGAGCATGCGGTGACAGTGCGCGTCCCGGTGGTCTGA